One segment of Coffea arabica cultivar ET-39 chromosome 7c, Coffea Arabica ET-39 HiFi, whole genome shotgun sequence DNA contains the following:
- the LOC113722559 gene encoding NAD(P)H-quinone oxidoreductase subunit 2 B, chloroplastic — protein sequence MNPLFDSDSPTPVVAFLSVTSKVAASASATRIFDIPFYFSSNGWHLLLEILAILSMILGNLIAITQTSMKRMLAYSSIGQIGYVIIGIIVGDSNDGYASMITYMLFYISMNLGTFACIVLFGLRTGTDNIRDYAGLYTKDPFLALSLALCLLSLGGLPPLAGFFGKLYLFWCGWQAGLYFLVLIGLLTSVVSIYYYLKIIKLLMTGRNQEITPHVRNYRRSPLRSNNSIELSMIVCVIASTIPGISMNPIIAIAQDSLF from the coding sequence ATGAATCCTCTTTTCGACTCTGACTCTCCCACTCCCGTCGTTGCTTTTCTTTCTGTTACTTCGAAAGTAGCTGCTTCAGCTTCAGCCACTCGAATTTTCGatattcctttttatttctcATCAAACGGATGGCATCTTCTTCTGGAAATCCTAGCTATTCTTAGCATGATATTGGGAAATCTCATTGCTATTACTCAAACAAGCATGAAACGTATGCTTGCATATTCGTCCATAGGTCAAATcggatatgtaattattggaatAATTGTTGGAGACTCAAATGATGGATATGCAAGCATGATAACTTATATGCTCTTCTATATCTCCATGAATCTAGGAACTTTTGCTTGCATTGTATTATTTGGTCTACGTACCGGAACAGATAACATTCGAGATTATGCAGGATTATACACGAAAGATCCTTTTTTGGCTCTCTCTTTAGCCCTATGTCTCTTATCCCTAGGAGGCCTGCCTCCACTAGCAGGTTTTTTCGGAAAACTCTATTTATTCTGGTGTGGATGGCAGGCAGGCCTATATTTCTTGGTTTTAATAGGACTCCTTACAAGCGTTGTTTCTATCTACTATTATCTAAAAATAATCAAGTTATTAATGACTGGacgaaaccaagaaataaccccTCACGTGCGAAATTATAGAAGATCTCCTTTAAGATCAAACAATTCCATCGAATTGAGTATGATTGTATGTGTAATAGCATCTACTATACCAGGAATATCAATGAACCCGATTATTGCAATTGCTCAGGATAGCCTTTTTTAG